Genomic DNA from Phycisphaerae bacterium:
GCCTTCGCCACCGCGATGCCCGGCCGCATCTTCGCCGCGAGATATTCCGTGTCCACGCCGCCCAGCCCGGCCGCGATGACCGGGCCAAACTCGCGCGTCGCCCGCACGCCGACGAACAACTCCTGACCGAACCCCGACCCCGCCCGCTCCACGCACTCCACCACCAGCGTCCCCGCCACCCGCGACGTGGCGGTGTGACGCCCGACCATCCGCTCCATCTCGCGCCGCACGGCGTCATAGTCCTTCGGCACGAATACCACGCCCCCCGCGTCGCTCTTGTGCGTCACGTCCTGCGACACCAGCTTCAACACCACGCGCTCGCCGGGGAAGTGCTCCAGCGCCTCGTGCGAGAGCAGGCTGTCCTTCGGCACGAACACGTACCGCGGCGGCGAGATCGCCCCCAGCAGCTCCACGAGCATGTAGATCTCGTGTTCGTACAGCGGCCGGCGGCCTTCCTCGTAGGCCCGCAACAGCGTCCGCTCGAACGCCGTCGCCTCCGCCCCTGTCAGCCGGTTCTCCACCAGGTCCACGTCGTCGAACTTCGGCGGCATCGGCGGCTCCGGCTGCATCAGCTGTTCGGGCTTCAGGCCGTCGATCCAACTGCGCACCGCCCGCGACGTGCCGCCCCGCTGCAGACCGTCGCGATACGCCGCCGCCGCATTCCGCCCGAGCTGAAACGCGCGGCGGTTGACCTGCACGATCTTCTCGCCCTTGGCCGCGAACATCTCCGCGACCGCGTCTTCCAGCTCGCCCGCGTCCAGTTCCAGGAACAGCGAGCCCGCCCCCAGCGTCACGATGTTCGCGCTCAGCACTGAGCCGGCCGCCTTGGCCAGCCGATCGGCGTCCAGCAGCACGTGCCGCGGAAACGCCGCGATGCGGTCGAGCACCTGCTCGATCGCCGGGTAGTTCTCGATGTTCACGAACGCGTTCGTGCTGACGATCAGTACCCCGTTGTCGCCGAGATACTGCACGTAGCGCAGCGCCTCCAGCGGCTCGACGGAAAAGATGATGTCGGCGTGCCCAACGGGGATCAGGTCGCTGAACAGCTCGTGGTCGGCGATGCGCAGGTGCGACTGCACCGCCCCGCCGCGCTGCGACATGCCGTGCACTTCCGCCTGCCGCAAATGCATGTTCCGCCGCAACGCCGCGATCGAGATGGCGCGGGCGATGCTCAGAATGCCCTGCCCGCCGACACCCGCGAGAATGAGATTCTGTTCCACGGTGGCTTCCTTTGCGAACGGTTCAGCGCCGGGGGCGCGCTGCGGACCGCGTTACCCCGGCGGCGGCTATTGACTGCACGCTGCCGTGGCCGACTTCGCCGCCGGCTCGGCAGCCTTGGCCTTGCGACGATTGTGAATGCACTCCCGCTGCGCCACGATTACAGACAGCCCACGATGGTTGATGGCCTGCGTGATGAGCGCCACATTCTGCTCGTGGTTCTTGCTCAGCGGTTCCAGAACGTGCAAATGCTCCGGCGGCACCGCCAGCCCGCGCAGCAGGTCAATGAGCTGCTGACCGGCCGCCATGGTCTCCTGCCCGCCCGTCATCGCGACGATCGCGTTGTCGAGTATGAACACGGTGATGTCCGCGTTCGCCCGCACCGCGCCGATCAGCGGCGTCATGCCCGAATGCGAAAACGTCGAGTCTCCGATCGTGCACAACACCGGGTACGCCCCGGCCTGCGCAGCCCCATGCGCCATCGCGATCGACGCGCCCATGTCCACGCACGAGTGCACGGCCCGGTACGGCGGCAGCACCCCCAGCGTGTAGCACCCGATGTCGCTGAACAGCTTGGCCCCCGGAAACGCCGCCGTCGCGTCAATAATCGCCTTGAACGTGTCGGCGTGCGGGCAGCCGCGGCACAAAGCCGGCGGGCGGTTCGTCAGGTCGTCCACCGCCGGCGTCGCCGCCACGAACGGCTGACCCAGCGCCGTCGCGACCAGGTCCGGCGTCAATTCGCCGTCCGGCGGCAACGTGCCATCGAGCTTGCCGTGCACGGCCTTGCCCGCCAGACCCAGCAGCCCGGTCAGCCGCTTCTCGATGAAGGGATAGCCTTCCTCGACCACGAAGATCTCGTCGCAGTGATCGACCAGGCTCCGAATCTGCGCCACCGGCAACGGATAGGTCACGACGCGCGCGAGCGAAAAGTCATCGCGCCCCGCGAGCACCTCCCGGACGTAGTTATACGCGATGCCCGACGCCAGAATGCCGCGCCGCCCCGCCAGCTTCAGTTCGTTCTGCGGCCATTTCTCCGACCACTCGCGCAGCACCGGCTGCATCGTCAACAGCCGCCGGAAACGCCGCCGCGCATTCGACGGCACGAGCGTCCAACTGTTCGGGTCCGGGACCGGCAACTGCCCCTCCAGCGGCGGATCCGGCTCGCGCACGCGAACGTTCGCCCGGCTATGCGACAGGCGCGTCACCAACCGGATCAGCACCGGCAGGTTGAACTTCTCGGACAACGCGAATGCCGCACGCGTCAGGTCATACGCCTCCTGCTGATTCGCCGGCTCCAGCACCGGAATCTGCGCGAACTCGCCGTAGTAGCGGCTGTCCTGCTCGTTTTGCGACGAGTGCATCCCCGGGTCATCCGCGACGACCACGACCAGTCCGCCGTTTACGCCGGTCAGCGCCGAGTTAATGAACGGGTCGGCGGCGACGTTCAGGCCAACGTGCTTCATGGAGACAATCGCCCGCCGGCCGGCATAGGACATGCCCAGCGCTTCCTCGTAGGCGACCTTTTCGTTAGCCGACCAGCGCGCCGAAACCTTGCCCTCGGCCCGGGCCGCCTCGGAGATGAACTCGAAGATCTCGGTCGCGGGCGTCCCCGGATAGGAGAACGCTCCGCCAATGTTCGCGTGCAAGGCCGCCAGTCCGACGGCCTCGTCGCCGAGCAGCAACTCTGTCTTCATCGCGTCAGGCTCCCATGGGCCGCCAACCCAGCCGCTGGAGACAGCGAGAGCCGTCGCTCCAGCCGGGGCCGGCACGGTTCGGTGGTTCCCCCAGAGCATACTGCATTTTGCGTGCCGTTAAAACCGGGCGCCTCACTCCCGCCAGCCCGCCGCCCCCAGCAACTTGACAAATCGGCACTTCAATATGTTGTCCGTCACCAAGCCCGCCGCCGTCCGGGTCACCCGCACGAGCATCTGGTCCCCCGTCGGACCGATCGGCACCACCAGCCGCCCACCTTCCGCGAGCTGATCGCAGAGCGGCTGGGGCACCTCGGGCGCTCCCGCCGTCACGATGATCGCCGGATACGGCCCGTGCTCCGGCCAGCCCAGCGAGCCGTCCGCGCAGCGAAACGTGACGTTGCCGATCCCCAGGGC
This window encodes:
- a CDS encoding indolepyruvate ferredoxin oxidoreductase; amino-acid sequence: MKTELLLGDEAVGLAALHANIGGAFSYPGTPATEIFEFISEAARAEGKVSARWSANEKVAYEEALGMSYAGRRAIVSMKHVGLNVAADPFINSALTGVNGGLVVVVADDPGMHSSQNEQDSRYYGEFAQIPVLEPANQQEAYDLTRAAFALSEKFNLPVLIRLVTRLSHSRANVRVREPDPPLEGQLPVPDPNSWTLVPSNARRRFRRLLTMQPVLREWSEKWPQNELKLAGRRGILASGIAYNYVREVLAGRDDFSLARVVTYPLPVAQIRSLVDHCDEIFVVEEGYPFIEKRLTGLLGLAGKAVHGKLDGTLPPDGELTPDLVATALGQPFVAATPAVDDLTNRPPALCRGCPHADTFKAIIDATAAFPGAKLFSDIGCYTLGVLPPYRAVHSCVDMGASIAMAHGAAQAGAYPVLCTIGDSTFSHSGMTPLIGAVRANADITVFILDNAIVAMTGGQETMAAGQQLIDLLRGLAVPPEHLHVLEPLSKNHEQNVALITQAINHRGLSVIVAQRECIHNRRKAKAAEPAAKSATAACSQ